ccaccactcttactcgGTCGCGATCAGTTTGCCGGTCTGGCGGTCGTTATTTATGAGGCTCGATAAATCATCTCGAGCACGGTGTGAGCACGAGTGATATTAATCGTTAACCAGctatcgagcgagcgaaagtgaCCGAATTGTGAGCAGCGCGATACGCCCGGTTGCCAACAACGGAACGAGGAATGCGTCGAGGATCATTATCATACTTTGATTGCACTTACCTTCGTCCCGGATCGCTTTGGCAGCATGCGGTATGGCAAGCTGGGGTGCCGGTAGATCGAGAAACACGGCATCAGCCTTTCCGTCCAGTTCGGGGCCAAATCCTTGCTCGCACACGTCCCGCTGCCGTACGGTGACACTGTCGCCCAGTCCGTGGGCGGTGAACTCTTCGCGTGCCTTCACGCACCGCTCCTCATGGAAATCGAACGTGTGCAGGTGCCCCGATGGCCGTATCGCACGGAGGAAGTAGTGGGACAGCGAACCGGAGCCGGTGCCGGATTCGACCACGATGCTACCGGGCCGTACCTCCAGCTGGTACAGTATCATGCTGATGTCGGGCGTGTACAGGATCTGCGTTCGGTGGGGCAGCGTTTGCGTCCAGAGCTCCGGGTTCGGTTGCAGGACGTGGGCCCAGCCTTTGGTGAGCTGAACCCGGGCACCGTACCGTTCGCCGATCAGGTCGCCCACCTTCAGCGCTCCGAAGCTCGTCTGGAAGACGTACTCGATCATTTCGTTCTTTTTGTTGCGGATCTGCCGGACCGCCTCGATCGTGTGCATCATCGCGGGCGTTAAGTACAGCACCACGGTGTCCCCTTCCTCGATCACCTCCTTCGGACCAATGAAACTCATCTTTTCTTCACTTGTTACTGCACTGTTTCACGGCGTTTAATTCAATAATCCTATCGCGGGTAGTTCAATAATTCAAAAAGCCGGTATTCTTCacaaaaatcgaacaaacgagcacgcgtcttttgtttttccgaatAACAATATGACCGCTTTTTGTTAGAACGGCCACTAAGCGGCCAGTTTTCTGAATCTGCTATGCAATGCGGCCGTTTATGGGCCCCTTAGCGCTCGCGTTGCAaaccattagccgtggccacacggggcgaaaactctagcgcaaacgaaaaaattaatgccaaaacggtttcgcttaacccttacacgctgtcaaacttttatacgtccgcgaactttttcgctgaacccttgacgctatcgaacgctttatttacgaaaatgtaggttcttttcgtattgtttttgcatttttaatataaatataacaacaacagcaacaaaatcgttaaaaactgcaaaatttattcggaaatcaacttcagcggccaaaacacagatgaaaacaatacgtttgacatttcggcataaattttcggggttttacgcctgccacacgaagcgaaaacgttttggcattaatgtgcaaatttgcgcgcaaattttcgctccgtgtggcagcatctatttGCTATTCGGGTATGATCCGTTTGACAGCTGTGACGTCATAGAAATTGACCACCTGTGCATTCGCTGAAACGGTCGCCTGGATGACAATGGcaaagagcgcgcgcgagaacgTGTTTGTTCGAATGCCTGCCACGTGATACCAGTTTCCAGTTGAGTTGCTATGTTTCGGAGGAGGACAATCTGATAATTGAGTAACTTCCAGTACTTTGAGATTGTTGTGCTGTATTTTCTATTTAACATTGATGCGAGTTGTTGTACACCTTCTTTAGTGGCTTACTATCCTATAACAAAGCAATTTAAGTTTAAAAATACGATACTATACGATAACCTGCCGTTTGACTCTATCGTCAGCAGAAGTTACAAAACAAACTTATCTTTCGCATCTATTAAGGATAGTACCTTAACTAAACTATTTGCTACATGTACGGCCCCGATTCGTCCCAGCTTCTCCCGATTTCTTGCCAAACAGCAACTAACAACAAAACGAGGATTTATCATTTACTAGCTCGTAAAAGGCTTCTTATGGCTCTAGCACGGCTACCTACAGCgaagtaattaaaataaatattggCCAATGTACGGGAGCGTCGAGCCCGTTTCGGTCAGCCACTAGCTATGACTATATCAACAGGAGGATCCAACCGTCCGTCTCTGACGTGGATTGTGTTCCATAAAACATCTAAAATACTGTAGCGGAAGATGCGCCAATCCGGGCCCTTCGAACCCGGTCTGGACTGAGAGATGCGTTCCTGCTGCGATAGAGGAGGACACTTggacaaataaataaattaaacgaaGTAGAATTCGTGACCATTCACCCGCCACTCAGTGTTGTTCGTGACCGGTGTGGCCCGTTCGACTATCATCGAGTGGTTTCCGCTCTTCACTGCCGGTCTCACTACTGCTCGCGCTGGTCATCCCATGGCCGGATGATGTCCCATCCAGGGCCAGCAACCGATGATCCgatggccacggtggtggtggaatcggCAGAGGCACCGGTACCATCGGTAGGGACATCCCAGGGATCGGAAGTCCATCCTGCGTTAGACAGGAAGGAGGTAGTACACAACCGACCCCACCGACGGTTGTCCCAGAATGCACCATACCGACATGGCCGGcatggctactgctgctgctgctgttgctactcccGCTTCCATGACCCGAAGTAAGGGTAGCAAGCGTAccaccggacacaccggacATAGTCTGCGACGTGACGATGGTGCCCGGGTGTGGAATGACCGACGTTACCCCACAGTCCGTCACGATCGGCACGAACTGTTCCGGCATCCAatcgaaggagaaggtggtagCCGTCGGAAAGCCTCCACCGTTGAGCATCTGGTGCGGTGCGCTGGTCGGTGTGGGGGGTGTCGTCGTCATATAAGGCGATAACTCCTGGTGGCTTATATCCGGCACCTTTTGTGCCGTCGTATCCGACCACGGTGGACTCGGGTTCCACTGTTCCATGAAGTCTGTCGGTTCACTGCCAAGACTGGCCACCGTCGGTGGCAGGATGACGGATTTGGCATGTAACCGGCCGAGGGCAGTGGTCCGGTTGGAAGCGAGCGTTCCAATCACCATTGCCTGGagtcctcctccaccaccaccaccacctccagtgCCATTGCCACTCGAAGTCGAACCAAGTGTTCCATCGAGACCGTTCATCCCGTGCAATCCATCTCCGGATCCCGTTCCCCCATTTTCCATGTGCCCCGTCGACTGTCCCGAGTGATGATAGTCCCCGAGAGGGGTTGACGTTTCCGGGGAATCCGGAGACTGCCCACTGTTGTCCGGAATGCTTAGCGGTTCCAGGCGATTCCGCTTCTTCGCCGGTGGTCGATGATCACTCgctgtgttgttgctgctgctgctgttggcgtcAGCGGCACCAGTGGATGAGACGTCACCATGagtggccgctgccgccgcagATGACTGACCATTACCGTTGTGACAACGAATGTGAGGAGTCAGCTGGACGACCGGGATCGGTATGGCCGGTGTCCCGTGCTGACCACTCAtggccggtgtcggtggtgcggACGTTGGGGGCGTCGGATGTCCTCCACTGTAGTCGACCGGTTGCGTTCCGGAACCATCCAACCGAAACCCGTACCCTCGTGCCACGTACTCTTCAcccgtcgatgatgatgatggtcccggttgatggtgttgttgttgttgctgctgctgctgctgctgatggtgttgaaggtgctggtgatgattggcatgatgctggtggtggtggtggtgctgtcccTGTAGCATCGGAGTAGCCGTTCCACCGTTGTGATGACCGGTAGCCGAGGGCGAATGGTAGCCATGGTAACCGGCGAGGTGTGAATGAGGTTGCGGTGTTGGGGCGGTACTGTAGCCACCGTGCATCGCCGGTGCCGTTAGGACGCCACCCGTCGAGCCTGCTCCTGGCGAATGGCCGCTCGATGTCGAGGTATAGCCGGCGTACCCAGAGCTGGCACTctgcggttgtggtggttgcggtggttgttgttgctgcggtaTCCTCGTTGCGCCCTCGAACGGTATGCCGAACTGCATCTTCGACTGCACGGTGTAGTAGTGGTACAGCCAGGAGTTGGACAGCATCACCGACGCCTCACGATCACTGTTGGTGACAAGCAGAGGGAAAGACAGAAAGGGGGGGTGGCGGTAAGAATGGCATCCTGGTAATGGTACGCTGCGTAAAACTAAACTCCAGATGCCCCCCCGGGCAGGCTCCATGTTAGTCCGATCTCCTTCCCTCCTAAAGTTCCCACACAAACCCACCGGGATGCGAGAACATGCAAAGAATCCCAAAGGTAGCGacagatgaaaaaaaaacggaggatcggaaggaaggaaaccagaaggaggaggaggaggaggagtcaaaacataaaataaatcgTCCATTGTCAGTATTGTCTTCGGAAGAAGGGCTGTGTTGTATGGCTTccacccatcccatcccggcGCTTTGCCCATAACCTCACTGGCGACATAACCTCAATAGCGTCGTACGCGCCTATCCCGCGCCAAAACCTACGGCTGCtaataaaagaaacatttaaaaagCCCGACCCCAAGTGCAATATGGGTCTCtctgggtctctctctctctttttctctcttgggctttctttgtttgctttttttgccggttttttttttggagcacCCAACGACCAAACCCGTGTGATCGACTCATCGTGATCGGCGTTTGTTGTGGGCCCAACGGCGGACAAAATTTTAGttcggcccccccccccccccacttcGGTAATATTTCCGAATAAAGGGTCATCTCGCGCTTTTCCCCTCATACCCCTCAAgccctttttctgtttctctacCGGCGCAATGGTCGCCAGGATTGTGCCTCTGTCCTGCAAACGAGCGTAACCTTCTGACCTGTCGCCAGAGTGTGCAGCTCTgggagcagcaaccgaaccgctATGAAAGGGGGTTTGTATGCAAATTTTGATgttccaacccccccccccccctccttacCCTTCTCCCCCACCAACGAGAGGCGCATGGCAGGCCACGGCGGCCCCCGGGGATCTGTGGCGTATCGGTTGCTTTCCAGCGATCGACATTCATAAATCTTTCCACAGAATTTCCACCCCAAACGGACTCTCCAGGTCCAAGTTTGGTCAACCCTTCTCACAAGATGGGGTCCTCCGAAGAGGCTTTCTCGCTGAACCGTACTGAACCGTTTTGAGGCTGAAAGGTTCTTCTGTCC
The sequence above is a segment of the Anopheles darlingi chromosome 2, idAnoDarlMG_H_01, whole genome shotgun sequence genome. Coding sequences within it:
- the LOC125951193 gene encoding tRNA (adenine(58)-N(1))-methyltransferase catalytic subunit TRMT61A, which produces MSFIGPKEVIEEGDTVVLYLTPAMMHTIEAVRQIRNKKNEMIEYVFQTSFGALKVGDLIGERYGARVQLTKGWAHVLQPNPELWTQTLPHRTQILYTPDISMILYQLEVRPGSIVVESGTGSGSLSHYFLRAIRPSGHLHTFDFHEERCVKAREEFTAHGLGDSVTVRQRDVCEQGFGPELDGKADAVFLDLPAPQLAIPHAAKAIRDEGGRICSFSPCIEQSMRVCEALAEHGFIEVQNLEVLQIEDIVRTRNVPVMELEFLKTKKTSEDKDAKTPRESKKYITSSAPNTMAGHTGYLTIAELPPLFAR
- the LOC125951250 gene encoding uncharacterized protein LOC125951250 gives rise to the protein MFTRFDANKSTKGASKLRRDLINSEIANLRDLLPLPQSTRQRLSQLQLMALVCVYVRKANYFQQVFKRSIDIGLHSAPTPNIGFSKALSGFLMMLTQNGKLLYISDNAAEYLGHSMEDLLIHGDSVYDIIDKQDHGAIQSELNRGVSQHPAGSLSHHHPHHHSHHHHHHHPALPATHHHSSSSSSNSTSNNHHHHLQPSPGSSSVGAGGPSTGSSGPPGSSLLDGEQRIFLCRMNVSRNARRQMRFGDQKVVLVQGHYLSYLPLCSRNEPVFIATCTPIAMPETRECVVQGATNVFTTIHSMDMKVVHIDKNGEFHLGYSRSELQGVSWYQLLHWESTREAQSKHRLITQSEQDRSCILLVRMQRRQNDFLWVHVVLQVRDGQDSNQQSVIVCTNQVLSDREASVMLSNSWLYHYYTVQSKMQFGIPFEGATRIPQQQQPPQPPQPQSASSGYAGYTSTSSGHSPGAGSTGGVLTAPAMHGGYSTAPTPQPHSHLAGYHGYHSPSATGHHNGGTATPMLQGQHHHHHQHHANHHQHLQHHQQQQQQQQQQHHQPGPSSSSTGEEYVARGYGFRLDGSGTQPVDYSGGHPTPPTSAPPTPAMSGQHGTPAIPIPVVQLTPHIRCHNGNGQSSAAAAATHGDVSSTGAADANSSSSNNTASDHRPPAKKRNRLEPLSIPDNSGQSPDSPETSTPLGDYHHSGQSTGHMENGGTGSGDGLHGMNGLDGTLGSTSSGNGTGGGGGGGGGLQAMVIGTLASNRTTALGRLHAKSVILPPTVASLGSEPTDFMEQWNPSPPWSDTTAQKVPDISHQELSPYMTTTPPTPTSAPHQMLNGGGFPTATTFSFDWMPEQFVPIVTDCGVTSVIPHPGTIVTSQTMSGVSGGTLATLTSGHGSGSSNSSSSSSHAGHVGMVHSGTTVGGVGCVLPPSCLTQDGLPIPGMSLPMVPVPLPIPPPPWPSDHRLLALDGTSSGHGMTSASSSETGSEERKPLDDSRTGHTGHEQH